In Phyllostomus discolor isolate MPI-MPIP mPhyDis1 chromosome 3, mPhyDis1.pri.v3, whole genome shotgun sequence, a single genomic region encodes these proteins:
- the ZNF646 gene encoding zinc finger protein 646 isoform X1 produces MEDVPTSLSCCDCQCHFSSLLELSRHRELLHSSSNQESEEADSIPLLYHCQQCGTGYHHPGSLVNQCCTHESGLFPCTTCGKDFTNTMALKSHTRSHAPEGHPNEATPQLQGETVPTDSWGERAGHEESWENQKTHAEETLARASEPDHKAALHTWENPRTRLREDWESQPNPEEGAEGWGLTTNSSRAPPLPTPSNSLLSNLEQYLAESMVNFTGTQESTQSPPAEEERRYKCSQCGKTYKHAGSLTNHRQSHTLGIYPCAICFKEFSNLMALKNHSRLHAQYRPYQCPHCPRAFRLPQELLEHQQSHEGERQEQLEEEKGLPTTNGHTDESSWDQLPSILMLNGSGELEDSGLEEYRPFRCGDCGRTYRHAGSLINHRKSHQTGVYPCSICSKQLYNAAALKNHVRAHHRPRQGPVEDGQPSEPSAPMPLAETTHKEREVPTTTLDYRPYKCNECGRAYRHRGSLVNHRHSHQTGEYQCSLCPRKYPNLMALRNHVRVHCKSARRSIGSGSEGPSSHLKVESDPVGAEAAPCTDQGNRWKHKEEATDVSPVADRTAPQISSMYGMLFEDRESLKQRGQTHGAGENSRTKTKVSPPRAFACRDCGKSYRHSGSLINHRQTHQTGDFSCGACAKHFHTMAAMKNHLRRHSRRRSRRHWRRAGSAGGSGEAKLPLDGNWAQELVEDSEGPDCPQDPSRGSPSRAEKNLVSDMGCLQAQAERDECGLERDEACFQSDKESSSPEKGLEKEACFLDNLDIPGDGESNGIRSCDGLTGVDEDQKLVTGQLSSSSHSVEDATSWQAKVSHTCSDCGHSFPHATGLLSHRPCHPPDIYQCSLCPKEFDSLPALRSHFQNHRPGEAAPAQPFLCCLCGMIFPGRADYRLHQRQAHDSSGMMEGSEEEGEDEGSAVVASTHGAPLQLSEAELLNQLQREVEALDGSGYGHICGCCGQTYDDLGSLERHHQSQSSENTTDKTPNHLGESGDATEMVAGGVFEGTVTPLSAERGVTESGEGVGSQVTDSLCMHVGENSLEDQPRPFRCNQCGKTYRHGGSLVNHRKIHQTGDYICPVCSRCYPNLAAYRNHLRNHPRCKGSEPQVRPIPEAGGSSEPQNTAEKRLGQAEVGKFQEELKVEPSEEVSRVKEEAWEDTTVKGEVMELRLGTAEKGCQTEASSERPFSCEVCGRSYKHAGSLINHRQSHQTGHFGCQACSKGFSNLMSLKNHRRIHADPRRFRCSECGKAFRLRKQLASHQRIHIERDRGEGTRKRTQEDWPFRCGQCGRNYRHAGSLLNHQCGHETGQYSCPTCPKTYTNLMALKDHQKLHSENRRRRAGRSRRAAVRCALCGRGFPGRGSLERHLQEHEEETKSGQEGLGGTEGSKGNLADDKGLEDRSGVTELVSQLEHGAMRPGEQSHSPIRVAGSEATEPVSLGLEQVDGWQGDGRPVNHIGDWVPQGHVLTKPEDESGDSVPISPCHLGNSQRNGPSLSHEDSWDNGDSSPQLQPESHPFSCCHCGKTCCQSEGPSNHHTHKTNNHYCLLCSKEFLNSVATKSHSHNHIDAQTSVCPDCGKAFQSQHELVSHLPTHARGLSQVPPQIEDTRGPEAGTVEDEVDLPQGKAQKSPSDPPRAPGESTQRANGGQRVKSTVTEDEERPFRCAQCGRSYRHAGSLLNHQKAHTTGLYPCSLCPKLLPNLLSLKNHGRTHTDPKRHRCSICGKAFRTAARLEGHGRVHAPQEGPFTCPHCPRHFRRRISFLQHQQQHQEEWTVANSEASKAPAVGQSLPPPPTSTTPLLDPSPQWPADLSFSL; encoded by the exons ATGGAGGATGTGCCCACCTCACTCAGCTGCTGTGACTGTCAGTGCCACTTTTCTAGCCTCCTGGAACTATCAAGGCACCGAGAACTGCTCCATTCATCCTCCAACCAGGAGAGTGAGGAGGCTGACAGCATCCCTCTGCTCTATCACTGTCAGCAGTGTGGAACGGGCTACCATCACCCAGGGAGCTTGGTCAACCAGTGCTGTACCCACGAGAGTGGCCTTTTCCCCTGTACTACTTGTGGCAAGGACTTCACCAACACTATGGCCCTCAAGAGCCACACGAGGAGTCATGCTCCTGAGGGCCACCCCAATGAAGCCACTCCACAGCTCCAGGGAGAGACAGTGCCCACTGACTCCTGGGGTGAGAGGGCTGGCCATGAGGAAAGCTGGGAAAATCAGAAAACTCATGCTGAAGAGACATTGGCTCGTGCGTCTGAGCCTGACCACAAGGCAGCTCTGCACACCTGGGAAAATCCACGCACCAGACTAAGAGAGGACTGGGAAAGCCAGCCAAATCCCGAGGAGGGTgcagagggctgggggctcacCACCAACTCTTCCAGAGCCCCACCGCTCCCCACTCCATCCAACAGCCTCCTTAGCAATTTGGAACAGTACTTGGCTGAATCAATGGTAAATTTCACAGGGACCCAGGAATCCACTCAGTCCCCTCCTGCTGAGGAAGAGCGGCGGTACAAGTGTAGTCAATGTGGCAAGACTTATAAGCATGCTGGGAGCCTTACCAACCACCGCCAGAGCCACACTCTGGGCATCTACCCTTGTGCTATCTGCTTCAAGGAGTTCTCTAACCTCATGGCTCTGAAGAACCACTCCCGACTCCATGCTCAATATCGGCCGTACCAGTGTCCCCACTGCCCCCGTGCATTTCGGCTTCCCCAGGAGCTGCTGGAACACCAGCAATCCcatgagggagaaagacaggagcagctggaggaagagaaaggattgCCCACTACCAATGGGCACACAGATGAGAGCAGCTGGGACCAGCTTCCTAGTATACTGATGCTGAATGGCTCTGGGGAACTGGAGGATAGTGGCCTGGAGGAGTACCGACCTTTCCGCTGTGGAGACTGTGGCCGTACTTACCGCCATGCTGGGAGCCTTATCAACCATCGCAAGAGCCACCAGACAGGTGTCTATCCCTGCTCCATCTGTTCCAAGCAGCTGTACAATGCAGCTGCTCTCAAAAACCATGTGCGGGCTCATCACAGACCCCGGCAAGGACCTGTGGAGGATGGGCAGCCATCTGAACCATCAGCTCCCATGCCTTTGGCTGAGACCACCCACAAAGAGAGAGAGGTCCCCACTACCACCCTGGACTACCGCCCCTATAAGTGCAATGAATGTGGTCGGGCTTACCGCCACCGGGGGAGCCTGGTGAATCACCGCCACAGCCATCAGACAGGAGAGTACCAGTGCTCACTCTGTCCCCGCAAATACCCCAACCTTATGGCCCTGCGCAACCATGTGCGGGTTCATTGCAAGTCTGCTCGCCGCAGCATAGGCTCAGGGTCTGAAGGTCCCTCCAGCCACCTCAAGGTGGAGTCTGATCCAGTGGGAGCAGAGGCAGCCCCATGTACAGATCAGGGGAATAGGTGGAAACATAAAGAGGAGGCCACTGATGTCTCTCCAGTAGCAGATAGGACAGCACCACAGATAAGTAGCATGTATGGGATGCTCTTTGAAGACCGCGAGAGCCTTAAGCAACGTGGCCAGACCCATGGGGCAGGGGAAAACAGCAGAACAAAAACCAAGGTGTCACCTCCTCGGGCATTTGCTTGCCGAGACTGTGGAAAGAGCTATCGCCACTCAGGCAGCCTTATCAACCACAGGCAGACCCACCAGACCGGGGACTTCAGCTGTGGGGCCTGTGCCAAGCACTTCCACACCATGGCTGCCATGAAGAACCATTTGAGACGCCACAGTCGACGGCGGAGCAGGCGGCACTGGAGGCGGGCTGGCAGTGCTGGGGGTAGCGGAGAAGCCAAACTCCCATTAGATGGGAACTGGGCCCAGGAGTTGGTAGAAGACAGTGAGGGCCCGGACTGTCCCCAGGACCCTTCAAGGGGAAGTCCTAGTCGAGCAGAAAAGAACTTAGTAAGTGACATGGGCTGTTTGCAGGCTCAAGCTGAAAGAGACGAATGTGGGCTTGAGAGGGATGAGGCCTGTTTCCAGAGTGATAAAGAGAGTAGCAGTCCTGAGAAAGGACTGGAAAAGGAGGCCTGTTTCCTTGACAACTTGGACATCCCAGGTGATGGGGAAAGCAATGGGATACGCTCCTGTGATGGCCTCACTGGGGTGGATGAAGACCAGAAACTGGTCACTGGCCAGCTCAGTTCCTCTTCCCACTCTGTTGAAGATGCTACTAGCTGGCAGGCTAAAGTCTCCCACACATGTTCTGACTGTGGGCATTCTTTCCCCCATGCCACTGGCCTGCTGAGCCACAGGCCCTGCCACCCACCAGACATCTATCAGTGCTCTCTATGCCCAAAGGAGTTTGACTCTCTACCTGCCCTGCGTAGCCACTTCCAGAACCATAGGCCTGGGGAGGCAGCCCCAGCACAGCCTTTCCTTTGCTGCCTCTGTGGCATGATCTTCCCTGGGCGTGCTGACTACAGGCTTCACCAGCGCCAGGCTCATGACTCCTCTGGCATGATGGAGGGctcggaggaggagggggaagatgAAGGATCAGCAGTGGTGGCCTCCACTCATGGTGCCCCACTGCAGCTCTCGGAAGCAGAGCTGTTGAATCAGCTGCAGCGAGAGGTGGAGGCGCTGGATGGATCTGGTTATGGGCACATCTGTGGCTGCTGTGGTCAGACCTATGATGACCTGGGGAGCCTGGAGCGGCACCACCAAAGTCAGAGTTCTGAGAACACCACAGACAAGACTCCCAACCACTTGGGAGAATCAGGTGATGCCACAGAAATGGTTGCAGGTGGTGTGTTTGAGGGCACAGTGACCCCTCTCTCTGCAGAACGTGGAGTCACAGAGTCTGGAGAGGGAGTAGGTTCCCAGGTTACAGACAGCCTCTGCATGCACGTTGGGGAAAATTCTCTGGAGGACCAGCCCCGCCCCTTCCGCTGCAACCAGTGTGGCAAAACCTATCGCCATGGGGGCAGCCTAGTGAACCATCGAAAGATCCACCAGACTGGAGACTACATCTGCCCTGTCTGCTCCCGCTGCTATCCCAACCTGGCTGCCTACCGCAATCATCTGCGAAACCACCCACGCTGCAAAGGCTCTGAGCCCCAGGTGCGGCCCATcccagaggcaggaggcagcagTGAGCCCCAGAACACGGCAGAGAAGCGGCTGGGGCAGGCAGAAGTGGGGAAGTTCCAAGAGGAACTTAAAGTAGAGCCCTCAGAGGAGGTGTCAAGGGTGAAAGAAGAGGCATGGGAGGATACCACTGTGAAGGGGGAGGTGATGGAGCTGAGGTTGGGGACTGCAGAGAAGGGCTGCCAGACTGAGGCTAGCTCTGAGCGGCCCTTCAGCTGTGAGGTGTGCGGCCGGTCATACAAGCATGCTGGCAGCCTCATTAATCACCGGCAGAGCCACCAGACTGGCCACTTTGGCTGCCAGGCCTGCTCCAAAGGTTTCTCAAACCTCATGTCCCTCAAGAACCACCGGCGCATCCATGCAGATCCCCGGCGTTTCCGCTGCAGTGAGTGTGGGAAGGCATTTCGCCTGCGGAAACAGCTGGCTAGTCACCAGCGGATCCACATCGAGCGGGACAGGGGTGAGGGCACCCGAAAACGGACTCAGGAAGATTGGCCTTTCCGGTGTGGGCAGTGTGGGCGGAACTATCGCCATGCAGGCAGCCTCCTGAACCACCAGTGCGGCCATGAGACAGGCCAGTATAGCTGTCCTACCTGCCCCAAGACCTACACCAACCTCATGGCCTTGAAGGATCATCAGAAGCTACACTCGGAGAACCGGCGGCGGCGAGCAGGGCGATCCCGGCGGGCAGCTGTCCGCTGTGCCCTCTGTGGCCGGGGCTTCCCTGGCCGGGGTTCTCTGGAGCGGCACCTACAAGAGCATGAGGAGGAGACCAAAAGTGGTCAGGAAGGTCTTGGTGGCACAGAGGGCAGCAAGGGGAACCTGGCTGATGACAAGGGACTAGAGGACAGATCAGGTGTTACTGAGTTAGTATCCCAGTTGGAGCATGGAGCCATGAGGCCAGGGGAACAGAGTCATAGCCCCATCAGGGTAGCAGGTTCAGAAGCCACAGAGCCAGTATCCTTGGGCCTGGAGCAAGTAGATGGGTGGCAAGGAGATGGGAGACCAGTGAATCATATTGGAGATTGGGTCCCTCAAGGTCATGTACTGACCAAACCAGAAGACGAGTCAGGGGACAGTGTTCCCATAAGCCCTTGCCACCTTGGCAACAGCCAACGCAATGGACCTAGTCTGAGTCACGAGGATAGCTGGGACAATGGAGATAGTAGCCCTCAGCTCCAACCAGAGAGCCACCCCTTTTCCTGCTGCCATTGTGGTAAGACTTGCTGCCAATCAGAAGGCCCCTCGAACCACCACACCCATAAGACAAACAACCACTATTGCCTGCTTTGCTCCAAGGAATTCTTGAATTCTGTGGCCACTAAGAGTCACAGCCACAACCACATAGATGCCCAGACCTCTGTTTGCCCTGACTGTGGCAAGGCCTTTCAGTCCCAACATGAACTAGTCAGCCATCTGCCAACTCATGCCAGGGGCCTCAGTCAGGTGCCACCCCAGATAGAGGACACCAGAGGTCCTGAAGCTGGGACTGTGGAGGATGAGGTGGATCTCCCTCAAGGGAAAGCCCAGAAGTCCCCATCAGAtccccccagggccccaggagagAGTACGCAGAGAGCTAATGGGGGGCAGAGAGTAAAGTCCACAGTGACTGAAGACGAAGAGCGGCCCTTCCGGTGTGCCCAGTGTGGGCGTTCCTACCGCCATGCTGGTAGCCTGCTAAACCACCAGAAGGCCCACACCACTGGACTGTATCCTTGTTCCCTCTGCCCCAAACTTCTACCCAACCTACTTTCCCTCAAAAATCATGGCAGGACCCACACGGACCCCAAGCGCCATCGCTGCAGCATCTGTGGCAAGGCCTTCCGGACAGCTGCCCGGTTGGAGGGCCATGGGCGGGTCCATGCACCCCAGGAGGGGCCTTTCACTTGTCCCCATTGTCCCCGCCACTTCCGCCGCCGCATCAGCTTTCTGCAGcatcagcagcagcaccaggaagAATGGACAGTGGCCAACTCTG aaGCTTCAAAGGCACCAGCGGTGGGCCAGTCattgccccctccacccacctccacaACTCCACTCCTGGACCCTTCACCCCAGTGGCCTGCAGATCTCAGCTTCTCCCTCTGA
- the ZNF646 gene encoding zinc finger protein 646 isoform X2 codes for MEDVPTSLSCCDCQCHFSSLLELSRHRELLHSSSNQESEEADSIPLLYHCQQCGTGYHHPGSLVNQCCTHESGLFPCTTCGKDFTNTMALKSHTRSHAPEGHPNEATPQLQGETVPTDSWGERAGHEESWENQKTHAEETLARASEPDHKAALHTWENPRTRLREDWESQPNPEEGAEGWGLTTNSSRAPPLPTPSNSLLSNLEQYLAESMVNFTGTQESTQSPPAEEERRYKCSQCGKTYKHAGSLTNHRQSHTLGIYPCAICFKEFSNLMALKNHSRLHAQYRPYQCPHCPRAFRLPQELLEHQQSHEGERQEQLEEEKGLPTTNGHTDESSWDQLPSILMLNGSGELEDSGLEEYRPFRCGDCGRTYRHAGSLINHRKSHQTGVYPCSICSKQLYNAAALKNHVRAHHRPRQGPVEDGQPSEPSAPMPLAETTHKEREVPTTTLDYRPYKCNECGRAYRHRGSLVNHRHSHQTGEYQCSLCPRKYPNLMALRNHVRVHCKSARRSIGSGSEGPSSHLKVESDPVGAEAAPCTDQGNRWKHKEEATDVSPVADRTAPQISSMYGMLFEDRESLKQRGQTHGAGENSRTKTKVSPPRAFACRDCGKSYRHSGSLINHRQTHQTGDFSCGACAKHFHTMAAMKNHLRRHSRRRSRRHWRRAGSAGGSGEAKLPLDGNWAQELVEDSEGPDCPQDPSRGSPSRAEKNLVSDMGCLQAQAERDECGLERDEACFQSDKESSSPEKGLEKEACFLDNLDIPGDGESNGIRSCDGLTGVDEDQKLVTGQLSSSSHSVEDATSWQAKVSHTCSDCGHSFPHATGLLSHRPCHPPDIYQCSLCPKEFDSLPALRSHFQNHRPGEAAPAQPFLCCLCGMIFPGRADYRLHQRQAHDSSGMMEGSEEEGEDEGSAVVASTHGAPLQLSEAELLNQLQREVEALDGSGYGHICGCCGQTYDDLGSLERHHQSQSSENTTDKTPNHLGESGDATEMVAGGVFEGTVTPLSAERGVTESGEGVGSQVTDSLCMHVGENSLEDQPRPFRCNQCGKTYRHGGSLVNHRKIHQTGDYICPVCSRCYPNLAAYRNHLRNHPRCKGSEPQVRPIPEAGGSSEPQNTAEKRLGQAEVGKFQEELKVEPSEEVSRVKEEAWEDTTVKGEVMELRLGTAEKGCQTEASSERPFSCEVCGRSYKHAGSLINHRQSHQTGHFGCQACSKGFSNLMSLKNHRRIHADPRRFRCSECGKAFRLRKQLASHQRIHIERDRGEGTRKRTQEDWPFRCGQCGRNYRHAGSLLNHQCGHETGQYSCPTCPKTYTNLMALKDHQKLHSENRRRRAGRSRRAAVRCALCGRGFPGRGSLERHLQEHEEETKSGQEGLGGTEGSKGNLADDKGLEDRSGVTELVSQLEHGAMRPGEQSHSPIRVAGSEATEPVSLGLEQVDGWQGDGRPVNHIGDWVPQGHVLTKPEDESGDSVPISPCHLGNSQRNGPSLSHEDSWDNGDSSPQLQPESHPFSCCHCGKTCCQSEGPSNHHTHKTNNHYCLLCSKEFLNSVATKSHSHNHIDAQTSVCPDCGKAFQSQHELVSHLPTHARGLSQVPPQIEDTRGPEAGTVEDEVDLPQGKAQKSPSDPPRAPGESTQRANGGQRVKSTVTEDEERPFRCAQCGRSYRHAGSLLNHQKAHTTGLYPCSLCPKLLPNLLSLKNHGRTHTDPKRHRCSICGKAFRTAARLEGHGRVHAPQEGPFTCPHCPRHFRRRISFLQHQQQHQEEWTVANSGTWV; via the coding sequence ATGGAGGATGTGCCCACCTCACTCAGCTGCTGTGACTGTCAGTGCCACTTTTCTAGCCTCCTGGAACTATCAAGGCACCGAGAACTGCTCCATTCATCCTCCAACCAGGAGAGTGAGGAGGCTGACAGCATCCCTCTGCTCTATCACTGTCAGCAGTGTGGAACGGGCTACCATCACCCAGGGAGCTTGGTCAACCAGTGCTGTACCCACGAGAGTGGCCTTTTCCCCTGTACTACTTGTGGCAAGGACTTCACCAACACTATGGCCCTCAAGAGCCACACGAGGAGTCATGCTCCTGAGGGCCACCCCAATGAAGCCACTCCACAGCTCCAGGGAGAGACAGTGCCCACTGACTCCTGGGGTGAGAGGGCTGGCCATGAGGAAAGCTGGGAAAATCAGAAAACTCATGCTGAAGAGACATTGGCTCGTGCGTCTGAGCCTGACCACAAGGCAGCTCTGCACACCTGGGAAAATCCACGCACCAGACTAAGAGAGGACTGGGAAAGCCAGCCAAATCCCGAGGAGGGTgcagagggctgggggctcacCACCAACTCTTCCAGAGCCCCACCGCTCCCCACTCCATCCAACAGCCTCCTTAGCAATTTGGAACAGTACTTGGCTGAATCAATGGTAAATTTCACAGGGACCCAGGAATCCACTCAGTCCCCTCCTGCTGAGGAAGAGCGGCGGTACAAGTGTAGTCAATGTGGCAAGACTTATAAGCATGCTGGGAGCCTTACCAACCACCGCCAGAGCCACACTCTGGGCATCTACCCTTGTGCTATCTGCTTCAAGGAGTTCTCTAACCTCATGGCTCTGAAGAACCACTCCCGACTCCATGCTCAATATCGGCCGTACCAGTGTCCCCACTGCCCCCGTGCATTTCGGCTTCCCCAGGAGCTGCTGGAACACCAGCAATCCcatgagggagaaagacaggagcagctggaggaagagaaaggattgCCCACTACCAATGGGCACACAGATGAGAGCAGCTGGGACCAGCTTCCTAGTATACTGATGCTGAATGGCTCTGGGGAACTGGAGGATAGTGGCCTGGAGGAGTACCGACCTTTCCGCTGTGGAGACTGTGGCCGTACTTACCGCCATGCTGGGAGCCTTATCAACCATCGCAAGAGCCACCAGACAGGTGTCTATCCCTGCTCCATCTGTTCCAAGCAGCTGTACAATGCAGCTGCTCTCAAAAACCATGTGCGGGCTCATCACAGACCCCGGCAAGGACCTGTGGAGGATGGGCAGCCATCTGAACCATCAGCTCCCATGCCTTTGGCTGAGACCACCCACAAAGAGAGAGAGGTCCCCACTACCACCCTGGACTACCGCCCCTATAAGTGCAATGAATGTGGTCGGGCTTACCGCCACCGGGGGAGCCTGGTGAATCACCGCCACAGCCATCAGACAGGAGAGTACCAGTGCTCACTCTGTCCCCGCAAATACCCCAACCTTATGGCCCTGCGCAACCATGTGCGGGTTCATTGCAAGTCTGCTCGCCGCAGCATAGGCTCAGGGTCTGAAGGTCCCTCCAGCCACCTCAAGGTGGAGTCTGATCCAGTGGGAGCAGAGGCAGCCCCATGTACAGATCAGGGGAATAGGTGGAAACATAAAGAGGAGGCCACTGATGTCTCTCCAGTAGCAGATAGGACAGCACCACAGATAAGTAGCATGTATGGGATGCTCTTTGAAGACCGCGAGAGCCTTAAGCAACGTGGCCAGACCCATGGGGCAGGGGAAAACAGCAGAACAAAAACCAAGGTGTCACCTCCTCGGGCATTTGCTTGCCGAGACTGTGGAAAGAGCTATCGCCACTCAGGCAGCCTTATCAACCACAGGCAGACCCACCAGACCGGGGACTTCAGCTGTGGGGCCTGTGCCAAGCACTTCCACACCATGGCTGCCATGAAGAACCATTTGAGACGCCACAGTCGACGGCGGAGCAGGCGGCACTGGAGGCGGGCTGGCAGTGCTGGGGGTAGCGGAGAAGCCAAACTCCCATTAGATGGGAACTGGGCCCAGGAGTTGGTAGAAGACAGTGAGGGCCCGGACTGTCCCCAGGACCCTTCAAGGGGAAGTCCTAGTCGAGCAGAAAAGAACTTAGTAAGTGACATGGGCTGTTTGCAGGCTCAAGCTGAAAGAGACGAATGTGGGCTTGAGAGGGATGAGGCCTGTTTCCAGAGTGATAAAGAGAGTAGCAGTCCTGAGAAAGGACTGGAAAAGGAGGCCTGTTTCCTTGACAACTTGGACATCCCAGGTGATGGGGAAAGCAATGGGATACGCTCCTGTGATGGCCTCACTGGGGTGGATGAAGACCAGAAACTGGTCACTGGCCAGCTCAGTTCCTCTTCCCACTCTGTTGAAGATGCTACTAGCTGGCAGGCTAAAGTCTCCCACACATGTTCTGACTGTGGGCATTCTTTCCCCCATGCCACTGGCCTGCTGAGCCACAGGCCCTGCCACCCACCAGACATCTATCAGTGCTCTCTATGCCCAAAGGAGTTTGACTCTCTACCTGCCCTGCGTAGCCACTTCCAGAACCATAGGCCTGGGGAGGCAGCCCCAGCACAGCCTTTCCTTTGCTGCCTCTGTGGCATGATCTTCCCTGGGCGTGCTGACTACAGGCTTCACCAGCGCCAGGCTCATGACTCCTCTGGCATGATGGAGGGctcggaggaggagggggaagatgAAGGATCAGCAGTGGTGGCCTCCACTCATGGTGCCCCACTGCAGCTCTCGGAAGCAGAGCTGTTGAATCAGCTGCAGCGAGAGGTGGAGGCGCTGGATGGATCTGGTTATGGGCACATCTGTGGCTGCTGTGGTCAGACCTATGATGACCTGGGGAGCCTGGAGCGGCACCACCAAAGTCAGAGTTCTGAGAACACCACAGACAAGACTCCCAACCACTTGGGAGAATCAGGTGATGCCACAGAAATGGTTGCAGGTGGTGTGTTTGAGGGCACAGTGACCCCTCTCTCTGCAGAACGTGGAGTCACAGAGTCTGGAGAGGGAGTAGGTTCCCAGGTTACAGACAGCCTCTGCATGCACGTTGGGGAAAATTCTCTGGAGGACCAGCCCCGCCCCTTCCGCTGCAACCAGTGTGGCAAAACCTATCGCCATGGGGGCAGCCTAGTGAACCATCGAAAGATCCACCAGACTGGAGACTACATCTGCCCTGTCTGCTCCCGCTGCTATCCCAACCTGGCTGCCTACCGCAATCATCTGCGAAACCACCCACGCTGCAAAGGCTCTGAGCCCCAGGTGCGGCCCATcccagaggcaggaggcagcagTGAGCCCCAGAACACGGCAGAGAAGCGGCTGGGGCAGGCAGAAGTGGGGAAGTTCCAAGAGGAACTTAAAGTAGAGCCCTCAGAGGAGGTGTCAAGGGTGAAAGAAGAGGCATGGGAGGATACCACTGTGAAGGGGGAGGTGATGGAGCTGAGGTTGGGGACTGCAGAGAAGGGCTGCCAGACTGAGGCTAGCTCTGAGCGGCCCTTCAGCTGTGAGGTGTGCGGCCGGTCATACAAGCATGCTGGCAGCCTCATTAATCACCGGCAGAGCCACCAGACTGGCCACTTTGGCTGCCAGGCCTGCTCCAAAGGTTTCTCAAACCTCATGTCCCTCAAGAACCACCGGCGCATCCATGCAGATCCCCGGCGTTTCCGCTGCAGTGAGTGTGGGAAGGCATTTCGCCTGCGGAAACAGCTGGCTAGTCACCAGCGGATCCACATCGAGCGGGACAGGGGTGAGGGCACCCGAAAACGGACTCAGGAAGATTGGCCTTTCCGGTGTGGGCAGTGTGGGCGGAACTATCGCCATGCAGGCAGCCTCCTGAACCACCAGTGCGGCCATGAGACAGGCCAGTATAGCTGTCCTACCTGCCCCAAGACCTACACCAACCTCATGGCCTTGAAGGATCATCAGAAGCTACACTCGGAGAACCGGCGGCGGCGAGCAGGGCGATCCCGGCGGGCAGCTGTCCGCTGTGCCCTCTGTGGCCGGGGCTTCCCTGGCCGGGGTTCTCTGGAGCGGCACCTACAAGAGCATGAGGAGGAGACCAAAAGTGGTCAGGAAGGTCTTGGTGGCACAGAGGGCAGCAAGGGGAACCTGGCTGATGACAAGGGACTAGAGGACAGATCAGGTGTTACTGAGTTAGTATCCCAGTTGGAGCATGGAGCCATGAGGCCAGGGGAACAGAGTCATAGCCCCATCAGGGTAGCAGGTTCAGAAGCCACAGAGCCAGTATCCTTGGGCCTGGAGCAAGTAGATGGGTGGCAAGGAGATGGGAGACCAGTGAATCATATTGGAGATTGGGTCCCTCAAGGTCATGTACTGACCAAACCAGAAGACGAGTCAGGGGACAGTGTTCCCATAAGCCCTTGCCACCTTGGCAACAGCCAACGCAATGGACCTAGTCTGAGTCACGAGGATAGCTGGGACAATGGAGATAGTAGCCCTCAGCTCCAACCAGAGAGCCACCCCTTTTCCTGCTGCCATTGTGGTAAGACTTGCTGCCAATCAGAAGGCCCCTCGAACCACCACACCCATAAGACAAACAACCACTATTGCCTGCTTTGCTCCAAGGAATTCTTGAATTCTGTGGCCACTAAGAGTCACAGCCACAACCACATAGATGCCCAGACCTCTGTTTGCCCTGACTGTGGCAAGGCCTTTCAGTCCCAACATGAACTAGTCAGCCATCTGCCAACTCATGCCAGGGGCCTCAGTCAGGTGCCACCCCAGATAGAGGACACCAGAGGTCCTGAAGCTGGGACTGTGGAGGATGAGGTGGATCTCCCTCAAGGGAAAGCCCAGAAGTCCCCATCAGAtccccccagggccccaggagagAGTACGCAGAGAGCTAATGGGGGGCAGAGAGTAAAGTCCACAGTGACTGAAGACGAAGAGCGGCCCTTCCGGTGTGCCCAGTGTGGGCGTTCCTACCGCCATGCTGGTAGCCTGCTAAACCACCAGAAGGCCCACACCACTGGACTGTATCCTTGTTCCCTCTGCCCCAAACTTCTACCCAACCTACTTTCCCTCAAAAATCATGGCAGGACCCACACGGACCCCAAGCGCCATCGCTGCAGCATCTGTGGCAAGGCCTTCCGGACAGCTGCCCGGTTGGAGGGCCATGGGCGGGTCCATGCACCCCAGGAGGGGCCTTTCACTTGTCCCCATTGTCCCCGCCACTTCCGCCGCCGCATCAGCTTTCTGCAGcatcagcagcagcaccaggaagAATGGACAGTGGCCAACTCTGGTACGTGGGTATGA